A DNA window from Micromonospora sp. NBC_01739 contains the following coding sequences:
- a CDS encoding AfsR/SARP family transcriptional regulator has protein sequence MTGVSGLTPLKIGILGRVVVSIDEQELEFNQAMIRGLVAVLARNIGRTTSIRGLVGALWDEPPPSAEANLRSYVARLRGSFPAESRNLLVTRRASGYELQVRAEQSDLHLFRARLSAGRERNAYGDLRGAAQALQSAISLWRGPAGDDLPVTLSLQTAASGLNAERLAAIEELAEVCLRLGVASPVATYLSDAVLIEPARERSWALLARVHALLGGVTAASQTLGQARRVLAAEIGIQQYRLLDEVSVELTGVGR, from the coding sequence ATGACGGGGGTTAGTGGATTAACCCCGCTCAAGATAGGCATTCTCGGGCGGGTAGTGGTTTCAATTGATGAACAAGAGCTCGAGTTCAATCAGGCGATGATTCGAGGGTTGGTCGCGGTCCTCGCACGAAACATTGGTCGTACGACATCTATTCGTGGGCTCGTCGGCGCACTGTGGGACGAGCCGCCGCCGTCGGCAGAAGCGAACCTGAGATCCTATGTGGCAAGGTTGAGAGGTAGCTTCCCGGCGGAAAGCCGCAACCTGCTCGTCACACGGCGGGCCTCCGGATATGAATTGCAGGTGCGTGCGGAACAGTCTGATCTGCACCTTTTCCGTGCTCGATTGTCGGCCGGTCGCGAACGCAACGCCTACGGCGACCTGCGCGGGGCCGCGCAGGCCCTACAATCTGCGATCTCGCTGTGGCGTGGACCGGCCGGTGACGATCTGCCCGTCACCTTGAGTCTTCAGACGGCCGCATCTGGCCTCAACGCCGAGCGCCTCGCCGCCATCGAGGAACTTGCCGAAGTCTGTCTGCGGCTGGGAGTCGCCAGTCCGGTTGCGACCTACCTGTCGGACGCGGTGCTGATAGAGCCTGCGCGGGAGCGCTCCTGGGCGCTGCTGGCCAGGGTCCATGCCCTCTTGGGAGGCGTGACCGCAGCCTCTCAGACGCTCGGGCAGGCGCGCCGGGTCCTCGCCGCAGAAATCGGCATCCAGCAGTACCGGCTCCTTGATGAGGTCTCGGTGGAGTTGACTGGCGTCGGCCGGTAG
- a CDS encoding ABC transporter ATP-binding protein, whose protein sequence is MTPAIEAVGLTQGYGRQVVVSNIDFSLDSGIYGLLGPNGAGKSTLLRTLATVMPPFQGEIRICGNPVRSTSDVRRTRRSIGYLPQHFGYFGEFTVYEFVRYCAWLRELPTSEAHEATVRAITQVHLADRQKTKLKKLSGGMLRRCGLAQAIVGNPAILLLDEPTVGLDPAQRLEFRELIRSLRDATVILSTHLVEDVAAVCDEAIVMAEGRFLFRGTPTALAEAATPGAAGDTALERGYTAVLEGSAVAA, encoded by the coding sequence ATGACACCTGCTATCGAGGCCGTCGGACTGACCCAGGGTTACGGGCGTCAGGTCGTGGTTTCCAACATCGACTTCTCGCTCGACTCGGGCATCTACGGACTGCTCGGTCCCAACGGTGCGGGCAAGAGCACGCTGCTGCGTACGCTCGCCACCGTGATGCCGCCGTTTCAGGGCGAGATTCGGATTTGCGGAAACCCCGTACGAAGCACGTCCGACGTGCGGCGGACCCGCCGCAGCATCGGCTATCTGCCACAGCATTTCGGATACTTCGGCGAGTTCACGGTGTACGAGTTCGTACGGTACTGCGCCTGGCTTCGGGAGCTACCGACGTCGGAGGCGCATGAGGCGACTGTACGTGCGATAACCCAAGTGCATCTGGCGGACCGCCAGAAAACCAAGCTCAAGAAATTGTCGGGTGGGATGCTGCGTCGATGTGGCCTGGCGCAGGCGATCGTAGGTAATCCGGCGATTCTGCTGCTCGACGAGCCGACCGTGGGGCTCGACCCGGCTCAACGTCTTGAGTTCCGGGAACTCATTCGCTCCCTCAGGGACGCCACCGTAATCCTGAGCACACATTTGGTCGAAGATGTAGCTGCCGTCTGCGACGAGGCGATCGTCATGGCTGAGGGACGATTCCTCTTCCGTGGCACTCCTACCGCCTTGGCCGAGGCCGCCACACCCGGTGCAGCCGGAGACACCGCGCTGGAACGTGGTTACACCGCGGTCCTCGAAGGTTCGGCGGTGGCCGCATGA
- a CDS encoding NAD(P)/FAD-dependent oxidoreductase, with protein MNPKRILVVGAGHVGLYAALRLSKKLSSREAEVVVVDPQPHMTYQPFLPEASGGNISPRHAVVPLRRELRKCTVVAGAVTRIEHDRKIATVQPIVGPPREIAYDHVVVAPGSVSRTLPIPGLHEHGIGFKTIGEAIYLRNHVLEQLDVAAATTDPEVRRRALTFVFVGGGYAGIEALAEMEDMARDALRYYPELKTSDMRWVLVEATQRVLPEVDRDMGAYTVQQLLKRDMDIRLDTRLESCVDGVVKLSDGDSFASDTIVWTAGVKPAPMLDATDFPRDERRRVTCLPTLQVVDGDRIVEGAWSAGDCAAVPDLTKAPGNYCSPSAQHAVRQAQRMADNIVAVIRGREPVAYKHKHAGSVASLGLHKGVAQVYGIKMTGWPAWFMHRTYHMSRIPSFNRKIRVVVDWTLAFVLKREVVALGQLHDPREDFAEASRK; from the coding sequence GTGAATCCGAAGCGGATCCTTGTGGTGGGTGCCGGGCATGTCGGTCTCTACGCGGCGCTGCGCCTGTCGAAGAAGCTGAGTTCCCGTGAGGCTGAGGTCGTCGTCGTCGACCCCCAGCCGCACATGACGTACCAACCCTTCCTGCCGGAGGCGTCCGGGGGCAACATCTCTCCGCGACACGCCGTGGTGCCGCTGCGTCGGGAGTTGCGCAAGTGCACGGTAGTGGCCGGTGCGGTCACCCGCATCGAGCACGACCGCAAGATCGCCACCGTCCAGCCGATCGTGGGCCCGCCCCGGGAGATCGCGTACGACCATGTGGTCGTCGCCCCCGGCTCGGTCTCCCGCACCCTGCCGATTCCCGGGCTGCACGAGCACGGCATCGGCTTCAAGACCATCGGTGAGGCCATCTACCTGCGCAACCACGTGCTGGAGCAGTTGGATGTGGCCGCCGCCACCACCGACCCCGAGGTGCGCCGCCGGGCACTGACCTTCGTCTTCGTCGGTGGCGGGTACGCCGGCATCGAGGCCCTGGCCGAGATGGAGGACATGGCCCGCGACGCGCTGCGGTACTACCCGGAGCTGAAGACCTCGGACATGCGGTGGGTGCTGGTCGAAGCCACCCAGCGGGTGCTGCCCGAGGTCGACCGGGACATGGGCGCCTACACGGTGCAGCAGCTGCTGAAGCGGGACATGGACATCCGGCTGGACACCCGCCTGGAGTCCTGCGTCGACGGGGTGGTCAAGCTCTCCGACGGGGACAGCTTCGCATCCGACACCATCGTCTGGACCGCCGGGGTGAAGCCCGCACCGATGCTGGACGCCACCGACTTTCCCCGCGACGAGCGGCGTCGGGTCACCTGCCTGCCGACCCTTCAGGTGGTCGACGGCGACCGGATCGTCGAGGGCGCGTGGAGTGCCGGGGACTGCGCCGCTGTACCGGACCTGACCAAGGCACCGGGCAACTACTGCTCGCCGAGCGCCCAGCACGCCGTACGGCAGGCCCAGCGGATGGCCGACAACATCGTGGCCGTGATCCGGGGGCGGGAGCCGGTCGCCTACAAGCACAAACACGCCGGCAGTGTGGCCAGCCTCGGCCTGCACAAGGGGGTGGCCCAGGTCTACGGCATCAAGATGACCGGTTGGCCGGCCTGGTTCATGCACCGCACGTACCACATGAGCCGGATTCCGTCGTTCAACCGCAAGATCCGAGTCGTGGTCGACTGGACCCTGGCCTTCGTTCTCAAGCGCGAGGTGGTCGCCCTGGGTCAGCTGCACGACCCCCGCGAGGATTTCGCCGAAGCCTCCCGCAAGTAA
- a CDS encoding DUF58 domain-containing protein, with amino-acid sequence MRLADRSAPANWAPTSALGRAVLLTGLLLVAAVLLGRVDLIVLAAPFALGTAYALRHRPTELPRVWVSVVEGHLVEGGELVGRVSVGNPDATPYDVAVLRTRVSPWLRIDQAALAGGAVSGRSGDRRSVTDRPFVTSVEPDTAVDLELTGTALRWGRHPFGPAGARVAAAQGLLVSRAVIAEPVVNRVYPKTEPFEAVNAMPRAAGLVGAHHSRRAGEGGELAGVRVFAPGDRLRRIDWRVSLRARQLHVAATLSDRDAEVIVLLDVLAEAGRSGGVAGAATVLDTTVRAAAAIAEHYLHRGDRVALLEYGPSARRLRPATGRRQYLTVLEWLLDVKAQHSPHEPYDQVFGSQLLSADALVVVLTPLLEERSAQMLARLARSGRFVVAVDTLPADLSPPKDRGWAEVAYRLWRLDRDTMIAQLREHGVPVVPWAGAGSLDQVLRDVARLAAAPRVGGR; translated from the coding sequence GTGAGGCTCGCGGATCGATCGGCACCGGCCAACTGGGCGCCCACCTCGGCGCTCGGTCGGGCGGTGCTGCTCACCGGCCTGCTGCTGGTCGCGGCGGTGCTGCTGGGCCGGGTGGACCTGATCGTGCTGGCCGCCCCCTTCGCCCTGGGCACGGCGTACGCGCTGCGCCATCGCCCCACCGAGCTGCCCCGGGTGTGGGTCAGTGTCGTCGAGGGACACCTGGTGGAGGGGGGCGAGCTGGTCGGGCGGGTCAGCGTCGGCAACCCGGACGCGACACCGTACGACGTGGCCGTGCTGCGTACCCGGGTCTCGCCCTGGCTGCGCATCGACCAGGCCGCCCTGGCCGGTGGGGCGGTCAGCGGGCGCAGCGGCGACCGCCGTTCGGTGACCGACCGGCCGTTCGTCACCTCGGTGGAGCCGGACACCGCGGTGGACCTGGAACTGACCGGCACCGCCCTGCGCTGGGGGCGGCACCCGTTCGGCCCGGCCGGGGCCCGGGTAGCCGCCGCGCAGGGCCTGCTGGTCTCCCGCGCGGTGATCGCCGAACCGGTCGTCAACCGGGTGTACCCGAAAACCGAGCCCTTCGAGGCGGTCAATGCGATGCCCCGGGCGGCCGGCCTGGTCGGCGCGCACCACTCCCGGCGGGCCGGGGAAGGCGGCGAGTTGGCCGGGGTACGCGTCTTCGCCCCCGGCGACCGGCTCCGCCGCATCGACTGGCGGGTGTCGCTGCGGGCCCGGCAACTGCACGTGGCGGCCACCCTCTCCGACCGGGACGCCGAGGTGATCGTCCTGCTGGACGTGCTGGCCGAGGCGGGCCGCTCCGGCGGCGTCGCCGGCGCGGCCACGGTGCTGGACACCACCGTCCGGGCCGCCGCCGCCATCGCCGAGCACTACCTGCATCGGGGCGACCGGGTGGCCCTGCTGGAGTACGGCCCGAGCGCCCGGCGACTGCGTCCGGCCACCGGGCGGCGGCAGTACCTGACCGTCCTGGAATGGCTGTTGGACGTCAAGGCCCAGCATTCCCCGCACGAGCCGTACGACCAGGTCTTCGGCTCGCAGTTGCTCTCCGCGGACGCCCTGGTGGTGGTGCTCACCCCGCTGCTGGAGGAGCGGTCCGCGCAGATGCTGGCCCGGCTGGCCCGTTCGGGGCGGTTCGTGGTCGCCGTGGACACCCTGCCGGCGGACCTGTCGCCCCCCAAGGACCGGGGCTGGGCCGAGGTGGCGTACCGGCTGTGGCGGCTGGACCGGGACACGATGATCGCGCAACTACGCGAGCACGGGGTGCCGGTCGTACCGTGGGCCGGCGCCGGCAGCCTCGACCAGGTGCTGCGTGATGTGGCCCGCCTGGCCGCCGCCCCCCGGGTAGGTGGCCGGTGA
- a CDS encoding AAA family ATPase, translated as MNDTARTMPPTEVGHLARAVLDAVGQVVVGKRDALELVLAGILAGGHVLLEDLPGLGKTLTARCFAQALGLDFRRLQFTPDLLPADVTGSFLYDQRSGDFAFRAGPVFTNLLLADEINRTPPKTQSALLEAMQEKQVSVEGVTYRLDEPFHVLATANPIEYEGTYPLPEAQLDRFLLRVSFGYPPQEEEWEVLRRRMARRREEAEIKPVVDAATLRAMQGALEDVTVEDSVGRYMVALTAATREHPSVLVGASPRGSLALLLLARVRAVLSGRDFVVPEDVKEVAVPALAHRITLRPEMWLRRVDPSFVVGEVLDQTPAPASGALPSYAAGRPGV; from the coding sequence ATGAACGACACCGCCCGGACCATGCCCCCCACCGAGGTCGGTCACCTCGCCCGGGCGGTACTGGACGCGGTGGGCCAGGTCGTGGTCGGCAAGCGGGACGCCCTGGAACTGGTGCTCGCCGGCATCCTCGCCGGTGGCCACGTGCTGCTGGAGGACCTGCCCGGCCTGGGCAAGACCCTCACCGCCCGGTGCTTCGCCCAGGCGCTCGGGTTGGACTTCCGGCGCCTGCAGTTCACCCCGGATCTGTTGCCGGCCGATGTCACCGGCTCCTTCCTGTACGACCAGCGCAGCGGGGACTTCGCCTTCCGGGCCGGGCCGGTCTTCACCAACCTGCTGCTCGCCGACGAGATCAACCGGACTCCGCCGAAGACCCAGTCCGCCCTGCTGGAGGCGATGCAGGAGAAGCAGGTCTCGGTGGAGGGGGTGACCTACCGGCTCGACGAGCCCTTCCACGTGCTGGCCACCGCCAACCCCATCGAGTACGAGGGCACCTATCCGCTGCCGGAGGCGCAGCTGGACCGGTTCCTGTTGCGGGTGTCCTTCGGATATCCGCCCCAGGAGGAGGAGTGGGAGGTGCTGCGCCGTCGGATGGCCCGCCGCCGCGAGGAGGCCGAGATCAAGCCGGTGGTCGACGCGGCGACCCTGCGGGCCATGCAGGGGGCGTTGGAGGACGTCACCGTGGAGGATTCGGTGGGCCGCTACATGGTGGCTCTGACCGCGGCCACCCGCGAACATCCCTCGGTGCTGGTCGGCGCCTCGCCGCGCGGCTCGTTGGCGTTGCTGCTGCTGGCCCGGGTACGGGCGGTGCTCTCCGGCCGGGACTTCGTGGTGCCGGAGGACGTCAAGGAGGTGGCGGTGCCGGCCCTGGCCCACCGGATCACCCTGCGGCCGGAGATGTGGCTGCGTCGGGTCGACCCGTCCTTCGTGGTCGGTGAGGTCCTCGACCAGACCCCGGCACCGGCCAGCGGGGCACTGCCCAGCTACGCCGCCGGGCGGCCGGGGGTCTGA
- a CDS encoding DUF4129 domain-containing protein: protein MTDRTPDLPGVRPGGPEVDRMDLVRRWWPVAVVAALLAAVALAATNSSIGASRIPPAVQDAPFVLEYPTGDPRPSIPAEPRQAAEQASTALPTWLGTVAVVLLGMALLAALSYLGWSVMRSVARRVTRRLPVGVARRDAEGTAREVVAAVDAGLVELDDRSTDPRTAVIACWVRLEEAAAAAGVPRLAGDTPTDLVTRLLRGDPSAGVPAIVSADVLAEFANVYREARYATRPVDEHTRDQARAALRRLRGELAATVEQVTT, encoded by the coding sequence ATGACGGACAGGACCCCTGACCTGCCCGGCGTACGCCCCGGTGGCCCGGAGGTGGACCGAATGGACCTCGTACGCAGGTGGTGGCCGGTCGCGGTGGTGGCCGCGTTGCTGGCTGCCGTGGCGCTGGCCGCCACCAATTCCTCCATCGGAGCCAGCCGGATCCCGCCCGCCGTGCAGGACGCTCCCTTCGTGCTGGAGTACCCGACCGGCGATCCCAGACCCTCCATTCCGGCCGAGCCGCGGCAAGCCGCCGAGCAGGCCAGCACGGCCCTGCCCACCTGGCTCGGCACGGTGGCCGTGGTGCTGCTGGGGATGGCGCTGCTGGCCGCCCTCAGCTATCTGGGGTGGAGTGTGATGCGGTCGGTGGCCCGGCGGGTCACCCGACGGCTGCCGGTCGGGGTCGCCCGACGCGACGCCGAGGGCACCGCCCGGGAGGTCGTCGCCGCGGTCGACGCCGGTCTGGTCGAACTGGACGATCGCTCCACCGACCCCCGGACCGCGGTGATCGCCTGCTGGGTACGCCTCGAAGAGGCAGCCGCCGCGGCCGGGGTGCCCCGGCTGGCCGGCGACACCCCGACCGACCTGGTCACCCGACTGCTGCGCGGCGACCCCTCCGCCGGTGTGCCGGCCATCGTCAGCGCCGATGTGCTGGCCGAGTTCGCGAACGTCTACCGGGAGGCCCGGTACGCCACCCGGCCGGTCGACGAACACACCCGCGACCAGGCGCGGGCCGCCCTGCGCCGGTTGCGCGGTGAACTCGCCGCCACGGTCGAACAGGTGACGACATGA
- a CDS encoding uracil-DNA glycosylase, whose amino-acid sequence MADSRTPAEVVARAARATDLADLDAAVSDCYACPRLVSWREEVARTKRAAFRDQEYWGRPVPGFGDPMARIGILGLAPAAHGGNRTGRIFTGDRSGDVLFAALHRAGLANQPTSVAADDGLALQHTRIFAAVRCAPPDNKPTPAERDTCAPWLHREVAMIRPTLRVVVALGAFAWAAWWPVSREVYGVAAPSPRPSFGHGAHWSGTAVPELLGCYHVSQQNTFTGRLTPGMLDDVFTEAKRLAEVD is encoded by the coding sequence TTGGCTGACTCGCGTACCCCCGCCGAGGTGGTCGCCCGCGCCGCGCGGGCGACCGACCTGGCCGACCTCGACGCGGCGGTCAGCGACTGTTACGCCTGCCCCCGGCTGGTCTCCTGGCGGGAGGAGGTGGCGCGCACCAAGCGGGCCGCCTTCCGGGACCAGGAGTACTGGGGCAGGCCGGTGCCCGGGTTCGGTGACCCGATGGCCCGGATCGGCATCCTCGGGCTGGCCCCGGCGGCGCACGGCGGCAACCGCACCGGGCGGATCTTCACCGGTGACCGCTCCGGTGACGTCCTCTTCGCGGCCCTGCACCGCGCCGGCCTGGCCAACCAGCCCACCAGTGTGGCCGCCGACGACGGGCTGGCCCTGCAGCACACCCGGATCTTCGCGGCCGTCCGCTGCGCCCCACCGGACAACAAGCCCACCCCCGCCGAGCGGGACACCTGCGCCCCCTGGCTGCATCGGGAGGTGGCGATGATCCGACCGACCCTGCGGGTGGTGGTCGCCCTGGGTGCCTTCGCCTGGGCCGCGTGGTGGCCGGTGTCCCGGGAGGTCTACGGTGTCGCCGCGCCCAGCCCGCGACCCTCGTTCGGCCATGGGGCACACTGGTCCGGCACGGCCGTACCGGAACTGCTCGGCTGTTACCACGTCAGCCAGCAGAACACCTTCACGGGACGACTGACACCAGGAATGCTGGACGATGTGTTCACCGAGGCGAAACGACTGGCCGAGGTGGACTGA
- a CDS encoding dienelactone hydrolase family protein: protein MGEMVTYRGGGGTHEGYLAIPATGTASPAVIVIQDWWGLAPHIRSVVDRFAEAGFVALAPDFRRGEPAGKPSEPQQMLNGPQMDEAAREIAAAAEYLAGRHEVTGKIGCAGFCAGASLALWAGNFSERIVATTAFYPRLPWEGMRSEWPDYAGKDALVHCSEADGTSADPGVQTVRRAIENAGGTCNLHDYPGTAHAFFNEDRPEHFDQRAATSAWARSLKLFRAKLG, encoded by the coding sequence ATGGGCGAAATGGTTACCTACCGTGGTGGTGGCGGTACGCATGAGGGTTACCTCGCGATACCGGCCACCGGCACGGCCAGCCCTGCCGTCATCGTCATCCAGGACTGGTGGGGGCTGGCGCCGCACATCCGGTCGGTGGTGGACCGGTTCGCCGAGGCGGGCTTCGTGGCCCTGGCCCCGGACTTCCGGCGCGGGGAACCGGCCGGCAAGCCGAGCGAGCCGCAGCAGATGCTGAACGGGCCGCAGATGGACGAGGCGGCGCGGGAGATCGCCGCGGCCGCCGAGTACCTGGCCGGCCGACACGAGGTGACCGGCAAGATCGGCTGCGCCGGGTTCTGCGCCGGGGCCAGCCTGGCCCTGTGGGCCGGGAACTTCTCCGAGCGGATCGTCGCCACGACGGCCTTCTACCCCCGCCTGCCCTGGGAGGGGATGCGGTCGGAGTGGCCGGACTACGCCGGTAAGGACGCCCTGGTGCACTGCTCCGAGGCGGACGGCACCTCGGCCGACCCGGGGGTGCAGACCGTACGCCGGGCCATCGAAAACGCCGGTGGCACCTGCAACCTGCACGACTACCCGGGCACCGCGCACGCCTTCTTCAACGAGGACCGGCCGGAGCACTTCGACCAGCGGGCCGCCACCAGTGCCTGGGCCCGCAGCCTGAAACTCTTCCGGGCGAAGCTTGGCTGA
- a CDS encoding ribbon-helix-helix domain-containing protein: MVTTVNLPDGLHERLEQFAAQEHRSMNAIIVVAVEEYVSARSRRARVRDLAREVAERDAELLRRLSE; this comes from the coding sequence ATGGTCACCACGGTCAATCTGCCGGACGGGCTGCACGAGCGGCTTGAACAGTTCGCTGCGCAGGAGCATCGTTCAATGAACGCCATCATCGTCGTGGCGGTCGAGGAGTACGTCTCGGCGCGCAGTCGCCGTGCCCGCGTACGGGACCTTGCGCGGGAGGTGGCCGAGCGCGACGCCGAACTGCTGCGGCGGTTGTCGGAGTGA
- a CDS encoding Ppx/GppA phosphatase family protein, with the protein MAAIDCGTNSIRLLVADLPDPSAGTTAPLVDLTRRMEIVRLGQGVDATGRLAPEAIERTRIALTDFAADIAKLGAERVRMCATSASRDAENAADFRAMVEQTLGVPPEVVSGDEEARLSFTGAVRGLPAEARSPYLVVDIGGGSTEFVVGSREAGVHAAISMDIGCVRMTERHLHGDPPGLDQIAAAQADIAVAVDRALTAVPGREAATLVGLAGSVTTVVAIAQGLTEYDPSRIHHARVSYDRVAEVTAQLLAMTREQRLAIPVMHPGRADVIGAGALVLRVIMERAGLDSVVASEHDILDGIAWSLAGTPG; encoded by the coding sequence GTGGCCGCCATCGACTGCGGAACCAACTCCATCCGGTTGCTGGTCGCCGACCTGCCCGACCCCTCGGCGGGTACGACCGCACCCCTGGTCGACCTGACCCGGCGGATGGAGATCGTGCGGCTGGGTCAGGGGGTGGACGCCACCGGCCGGTTGGCCCCGGAGGCGATCGAGCGGACCCGGATCGCCTTGACCGACTTCGCCGCCGACATCGCGAAGCTGGGGGCCGAACGGGTGCGGATGTGCGCCACCTCGGCCAGCCGGGACGCCGAGAACGCCGCCGACTTCCGGGCCATGGTGGAGCAGACCCTGGGGGTGCCGCCCGAGGTGGTCAGCGGCGACGAGGAGGCCCGGCTCTCCTTCACCGGGGCGGTGCGCGGGCTGCCCGCCGAGGCCCGGTCGCCGTACCTGGTGGTGGACATCGGGGGTGGCTCTACGGAGTTCGTCGTCGGCAGCCGGGAGGCGGGGGTGCACGCGGCGATCTCGATGGACATCGGCTGTGTCCGGATGACCGAGCGGCACCTGCACGGCGACCCGCCCGGCCTGGACCAGATCGCCGCCGCCCAGGCGGACATCGCTGTCGCGGTGGACCGGGCGTTGACGGCCGTACCGGGCCGCGAGGCGGCCACCCTGGTCGGGCTGGCCGGTTCGGTCACCACCGTGGTCGCGATAGCCCAGGGCCTCACCGAGTACGACCCGAGCCGCATCCACCACGCCCGGGTGTCGTACGACCGGGTGGCCGAGGTGACCGCACAGTTGCTGGCGATGACCCGCGAGCAGCGGCTGGCCATCCCGGTGATGCACCCCGGCCGGGCCGACGTGATCGGGGCCGGTGCCCTCGTCCTCCGCGTGATCATGGAGCGGGCCGGCCTGGACTCGGTGGTCGCCTCCGAGCACGACATCCTCGACGGCATCGCCTGGAGTCTCGCCGGGACTCCAGGATAG
- a CDS encoding helix-turn-helix domain-containing protein encodes MGNAIDYVREELRLLRAHLGLSQDDFGRVIGYSGSHVSSVETGGRPPTKDYMLAVDRAHDPAFDVEAAEGRFGRMLRELSKLEQTPSWLREWIELEREAVLLRWYEPAFVPGIFQTEAYARGMMDNGLLLPDQIDQRVASRLDRQAILTRDVPVPVVAVLDAMVLRRGINGRTDIMREQLEQLVKITELPHVQILVVPEETGIYPGLQGGFILATLGDGSEVAHLDHQVRAQIVNHTDDLAALQRTWEAVRGEALPRRQSLDLIKEAAQTWT; translated from the coding sequence ATGGGCAACGCGATCGACTACGTACGTGAGGAACTGCGACTGCTCCGGGCTCACCTCGGGTTGAGTCAGGACGATTTCGGCCGGGTCATCGGCTATTCCGGCTCACACGTCAGCTCGGTCGAGACCGGCGGCCGACCACCCACGAAGGACTACATGCTCGCCGTCGACCGCGCCCACGATCCGGCCTTCGACGTGGAGGCGGCGGAGGGGCGGTTCGGCCGGATGCTGCGGGAGTTGTCGAAGCTGGAGCAGACGCCGTCGTGGCTGCGGGAATGGATCGAGCTGGAGCGCGAGGCGGTGCTGCTGCGGTGGTACGAGCCTGCATTCGTGCCCGGCATCTTCCAGACCGAGGCGTATGCCCGGGGAATGATGGACAACGGCCTGCTCCTACCCGACCAGATCGACCAGCGGGTGGCATCCCGACTGGACCGGCAGGCGATCCTCACCCGGGACGTGCCGGTGCCGGTGGTGGCGGTGCTCGACGCGATGGTGCTCCGGCGGGGCATCAACGGGCGTACCGACATCATGCGGGAGCAGCTCGAACAGTTGGTCAAGATCACCGAGCTGCCGCACGTACAGATCCTCGTGGTGCCGGAGGAGACCGGGATCTACCCTGGGTTGCAGGGAGGGTTCATCCTCGCCACTCTGGGCGACGGCTCAGAGGTGGCCCACCTCGACCACCAGGTCCGGGCGCAGATCGTCAACCACACCGACGACCTGGCCGCCCTGCAACGGACCTGGGAGGCGGTCCGGGGCGAGGCGCTCCCCCGCAGGCAGTCCCTCGACCTGATCAAGGAAGCGGCCCAGACATGGACATGA
- a CDS encoding DUF397 domain-containing protein: MTDARWRKSTYSGTNGGSCVEVADNLTGVVLVRDTKDRDGGTLAFTPTSWASFIALAKTTAPTP, encoded by the coding sequence ATGACAGATGCCAGGTGGCGCAAGTCGACCTACTCCGGCACCAACGGCGGGTCGTGCGTGGAGGTGGCCGACAACCTGACCGGGGTCGTGCTCGTCCGCGACACCAAGGACCGGGACGGCGGCACCCTCGCCTTCACCCCGACCTCCTGGGCGAGCTTCATCGCGCTGGCGAAGACGACCGCCCCGACCCCCTGA
- a CDS encoding amino-acid N-acetyltransferase, whose translation MSAEATVPDDIVIRRARTADVRAIRRLVDTYTDDRRLLSKATVTLYEDVQEFRVASRLSDGQVVGCGALHVMWEDLAEIRTVAVDPRFRGHRIGHRIVAELIGAARELGVARIFVLTFETSFFASFGFTEIDGAPVPHPVYEQLLRSYDEGVAEFLDLERVKPNTLGNTRMLLRL comes from the coding sequence GTGAGCGCCGAGGCGACGGTGCCTGACGACATCGTGATCCGGCGGGCCCGTACTGCCGACGTACGGGCCATCCGGCGGCTGGTCGACACCTACACCGACGACCGGCGGCTGCTCAGCAAGGCCACCGTCACCCTGTACGAGGACGTGCAGGAGTTCCGGGTGGCCAGCCGGCTCAGCGACGGCCAGGTGGTGGGCTGCGGGGCCCTGCACGTCATGTGGGAGGACCTGGCCGAGATCCGTACGGTCGCCGTCGACCCCCGCTTCCGGGGCCATCGGATCGGGCACCGGATCGTCGCCGAGCTGATCGGCGCGGCCCGGGAGCTGGGAGTGGCCCGGATCTTCGTCCTGACCTTCGAGACCAGCTTCTTCGCCTCCTTCGGCTTCACCGAGATCGACGGGGCCCCGGTGCCGCACCCCGTCTACGAGCAGCTGCTGCGCTCCTACGACGAGGGTGTCGCCGAGTTCCTCGACCTGGAACGGGTCAAGCCCAACACCCTGGGCAACACCCGGATGCTGCTGCGCCTCTGA